In Macrobrachium rosenbergii isolate ZJJX-2024 chromosome 6, ASM4041242v1, whole genome shotgun sequence, a genomic segment contains:
- the LOC136839400 gene encoding von Willebrand factor A domain-containing protein 7-like isoform X1, translated as MLRATPLMVYILYSVWGPAKGFLGRGTLLEDKGDIFNIYCREFDRSTQVWHHREITREAVRRVIVQYFKEVPPSVGVYNHRDGMTLEEAYREYYGSKASPQPFLYTLGRLVDAAASADSGILGADPRYHFGSERFSESQQQLASRWRRIVQAGLAGDYSAAIYMLGLSLATIQDFYSHTNWIEIGNNEFSPNIGLPGMEFGNVATPSEGTCRDCPLEEDGFESCKDNILQEVIDQMKLTSGYSDGAFVNGVRLEKPRGLGKCSHGGSRDRSGSGINKELPTACFSPHHHLHQEAAEEAIQASEFYLNLVRGAVGDALFSRLLSLHPSPAIVLVLDTTDSMKEELSALTRVVRNLLERHSKATYPPAEYLLVPFNDPYLSRPVTRSQRPDEIYEALTQLRATGGGDEAEYSMSALRLALHYAPSYSHVFLITDASIKDPEVFDSVVAMAKDKRIQVTPVLTMPVSYGGILGRSGLLKYKLSSRDEVYPEKRISVETRAKRQLSSFTKYQELAQMSGGLVIETPSDLVEETSKIFEAEQYPMAVLWREDGVTSPRIVKFPVDSLVSEFEISISGMVDSAALRSPSGIRYDLSLRAKSSDHPEYTVVVITPFLIQVRVNVTQRQSDLGEWTLRIDPSDVVSLAVFARTSMNIVPVFYRPDYGSTQPSLQRILGQPGKDVNTFLDVVVTGVDTAGLRSVTSAHLRSLDGQELIKLDFPTTSPRRNTYLDFPTDKLRAGMFTIVVLGTDSAGYNFRRESGTVWKVAESFMEFPLGREVWGYPGQNLTVPVIVQNTNRNSSNTFFLAVNDAKGTPIALSQPRVTLGRNESVRLNLYMTIPRESLSSTTSTIVVTATSIKGDTSYAVAHLSVSPVNNSRIVKRDARLDRKYQDQVPPTITESGRTSCVGYLSPEDCNHQWSVKFRLEDSYPGLLKVTTTPDYRSIPIFSSGVQTLEVYYSASCCQPRVTIYAYDLAFNVNSLTVDNSDSANLSAGAVSGIVIGSIAAIILLLALVIFIVKRQRGGKTEYVIPRKTRRRHSSE; from the exons ATGCTGAGAGCAACTCCCTTGATGGTCTACATCCTATATTCAGTGTGGGGACCAGCCAAAGGATTCCTGGGAAGAGGAACACTGCTGGAAGATAAAGGGGACATCTTCAACATCTACTGCAGAGAATTCGACAGGTCAACGCAAGTTTGGCACCACAGGGAGATTACGAGAGAGGCCGTTAGGAGGGTCATTGTCCAATACTTTAAG GAAGTGCCGCCTTCCGTGGGTGTCTACAACCATAGGGACGGCATGACCTTAGAGGAAGCCTATCGCGAATACTACGGTTCGAAAGCGTCCCCACAGCCATTTCTCTATACGCTGGGCAGGCTGGTCGACGCCGCAGCCAGTGCTGATTCGGGAATCCTAGGAGCTGATCCGAG GTATCACTTTGGAAGCGAAAGATTTTCAGAATCTCAACAGCAGTTGGCTAGCCGTTGGCGAAGAATCGTTCAAGCAGGCTTGGCGGGCGACTACAGTGCAGCCATCTACATGCTGGGTTTGTCCCTAGCAACGATTCAGGATTTCTACTCTCATACAAACTGGATTGAAATTGGAAATAACGAATTCAGCCCCAATATAG GACTCCCGGGAATGGAGTTCGGAAATGTGGCAACTCCCAGCGAAGGAACCTGTCGGGACTGTCCGCTGGAAGAAGATGGATTCGAATCCTGCAAGGATAATATCCTACAGGAAGTAATTGACCAGATGAAACTCACATCGGGTTATTCTGATGGCGCCTTTGTCAACGGCGTCAGGTTGGAGAAACCGAGAGGTTTAG GCAAATGCAGTCATGGCGGTTCACGAGACAGGTCGGGAAGCGGCATCAATAAGGAACTCCCAACAGCCTGTTTTTCCCCTCATCATCACCTGCACCAGGAGGCAGCTGAAGAAGCTATCCAG gCTAGCGAATTCTACCTCAATCTCGTGAGAGGCGCTGTAGGCGACGCCCTGTTTTCGAGACTGTTATCCCTCCACCCCTCTCCGGCGATCGTCCTCGTCCTCGACACCACGGACTCGATGAAGGAGGAGCTCAGCGCCCTCACTCGTGTGGTCAGAAACCTCTTGGAACGACATTCAAAGGCGACCTATCCGCCGGCGGAATACCTCCTGGTTCCTTTTAATGACCCCT ATCTATCCCGTCCGGTGACGAGGTCGCAGCGCCCCGATGAGATCTACGAAGCTCTGACTCAACTCAGAGCAACTGGAGGAGGAGACGAAGCCGAG TACAGCATGTCTGCCCTGCGGTTAGCTTTGCACTACGCTCCGTCATACTCCCACGTGTTCTTAATCACTGACGCCTCTATCAAGGATCCTGAAGTCTTCGATAGCGTTGTGGCAATGGCAAAGGACAAGAGAATTCAG GTCACTCCGGTATTAACAATGCCCGTTAGTTATGGAGGCATCCTTGGCAGATCGGGTCTATTGAAGTATAAACTTTCCAGTCGCGATGAGGTCTACCCAGAGAAAAG GATATCAGTCGAAACGCGAGCAAAGCGACAGTTGTCCAGCTTCACGAAGTACCAAGAACTTGCCCAGATGTCTGGAGGGTTGGTCATCGAAACCCCGAGTGACCTTGTTGAAGAAACTTCCAAGATTTTCGAAGCTGAACAATATCCCATG GCTGTTCTTTGGCGCGAAGATGGTGTCACCAGTCCAAGAATCGTAAAATTCCCCGTCGATTCTCTCGTCTCAGAATTCGAGATTTCCATATCAGGAATGGTAGACTCTGCTGCTTTGCGTTCACCctcag GGATACGGTATGATCTTTCTTTGAGGGCTAAGTCAAGCGACCATCCTGAGTACACTGTAGTGGTCATCACTCCGTTCCTGATTCAG GTGCGTGTAAACGTGACCCAGAGGCAATCTGACCTGGGCGAATGGACTCTTAGGATAGACCCATCCGATGTCGTCTCCCTAGCCGTCTTTGCTCGAACCAGCATGAACATTGTTCCAGTGTTCTACAGACCGGATTATGGATCAACTCAACCCTCTTTGCAACGTATTCTAGGGCAACCTGGTAAAG ATGTGAATACCTTCCTGGACGTCGTAGTGACAGGTGTGGACACAGCTGGTTTGCGCAGTGTCACAAGCGCACACCTGAGAAGCCTGGATGGTCAAGAACTCATTAAGTTGGATTTTCCAACCACCTCTCCCAGGAGAAACACCTACCTGGATTTCCCAACAGACAAGCTCAGAGCAGGGATGTTCACCATAGTCGTCTTGGGAACAGACAGCGCAG GTTATAACTTCCGACGGGAAAGTGGCACAGTGTGGAAGGTGGCAGAATCTTTCATGGAATTTCCTTTGGGACGAGAAGTTTGGGGATACCCGGGCCAGAATTTAACCGTTCCAGTCATCGTCCAGAACACCAATCGGAACTCTTCCAATACTTTCTTCTTGGCGGTAAATGACGCCAAAGGGACACCAATCGCTCTGAGTCAACCAAG AGTCACACTTGGGCGGAACGAAAGTGTAAGACTTAACCTTTACATGACCATTCCTCGAGAAAGTCTGTCTTCAACAACGAGCACCATTGTTGTTACTGCAACATCTATAAAGGGCGACACATCGTACGCCGTAGCTCACCTTTCTGTCTCGCCagtg AATAATTCCAGGATAGTGAAAAGAGATGCAAGGCTTGATAGAAAG TACCAGGACCAAGTGCCGCCTACCATAACCGAGTCTGGGAGAACGTCCTGCGTCGGCTACCTATCTCCTGAGGACTGTAACCATCAATGGAGTGTTAAATTTCGTCTGGAGGATTCTTATCCAG GTTTGCTGAAAGTCACCACAACCCCTGATTATAGGAGCATCCCCATTTTCAGCAGTGGCGTTCAGACGCTGGAAGTCTATTATTCAGCCTCTTGCTGTCAGCCAAGGGTTACCATTTACGCATACGATCTGGCTTTTAATGTCAACTCTTTGACCGTAGATAATAGTGATTCGG CAAACCTTAGCGCAGGGGCCGTGTCAGGAATCGTCATTGGTTCGATAGCTGCAATAATACTACTTCTTGCGCTGGTTATTTTCATCGTCAAACGCCAACGAGGTGGAAAGACGGAATACGTCATCCCCAGGAAGACAAGGCGCAGGCATTCCTCTGAATAG
- the LOC136839400 gene encoding von Willebrand factor A domain-containing protein 7-like isoform X2 produces MLRATPLMVYILYSVWGPAKGFLGRGTLLEDKGDIFNIYCREFDRSTQVWHHREITREAVRRVIVQYFKEVPPSVGVYNHRDGMTLEEAYREYYGSKASPQPFLYTLGRLVDAAASADSGILGADPRYHFGSERFSESQQQLASRWRRIVQAGLAGDYSAAIYMLGLSLATIQDFYSHTNWIEIGNNEFSPNIGLPGMEFGNVATPSEGTCRDCPLEEDGFESCKDNILQEVIDQMKLTSGYSDGAFVNGVRLEKPRGLGKCSHGGSRDRSGSGINKELPTACFSPHHHLHQEAAEEAIQASEFYLNLVRGAVGDALFSRLLSLHPSPAIVLVLDTTDSMKEELSALTRVVRNLLERHSKATYPPAEYLLVPFNDPYLSRPVTRSQRPDEIYEALTQLRATGGGDEAEYSMSALRLALHYAPSYSHVFLITDASIKDPEVFDSVVAMAKDKRIQVTPVLTMPVSYGGILGRSGLLKYKLSSRDEVYPEKRISVETRAKRQLSSFTKYQELAQMSGGLVIETPSDLVEETSKIFEAEQYPMAVLWREDGVTSPRIVKFPVDSLVSEFEISISGMVDSAALRSPSGIRYDLSLRAKSSDHPEYTVVVITPFLIQVRVNVTQRQSDLGEWTLRIDPSDVVSLAVFARTSMNIVPVFYRPDYGSTQPSLQRILGQPGKDVNTFLDVVVTGVDTAGLRSVTSAHLRSLDGQELIKLDFPTTSPRRNTYLDFPTDKLRAGMFTIVVLGTDSAGYNFRRESGTVWKVAESFMEFPLGREVWGYPGQNLTVPVIVQNTNRNSSNTFFLAVNDAKGTPIALSQPRVTLGRNESVRLNLYMTIPRESLSSTTSTIVVTATSIKGDTSYAVAHLSVSPVYQDQVPPTITESGRTSCVGYLSPEDCNHQWSVKFRLEDSYPGLLKVTTTPDYRSIPIFSSGVQTLEVYYSASCCQPRVTIYAYDLAFNVNSLTVDNSDSANLSAGAVSGIVIGSIAAIILLLALVIFIVKRQRGGKTEYVIPRKTRRRHSSE; encoded by the exons ATGCTGAGAGCAACTCCCTTGATGGTCTACATCCTATATTCAGTGTGGGGACCAGCCAAAGGATTCCTGGGAAGAGGAACACTGCTGGAAGATAAAGGGGACATCTTCAACATCTACTGCAGAGAATTCGACAGGTCAACGCAAGTTTGGCACCACAGGGAGATTACGAGAGAGGCCGTTAGGAGGGTCATTGTCCAATACTTTAAG GAAGTGCCGCCTTCCGTGGGTGTCTACAACCATAGGGACGGCATGACCTTAGAGGAAGCCTATCGCGAATACTACGGTTCGAAAGCGTCCCCACAGCCATTTCTCTATACGCTGGGCAGGCTGGTCGACGCCGCAGCCAGTGCTGATTCGGGAATCCTAGGAGCTGATCCGAG GTATCACTTTGGAAGCGAAAGATTTTCAGAATCTCAACAGCAGTTGGCTAGCCGTTGGCGAAGAATCGTTCAAGCAGGCTTGGCGGGCGACTACAGTGCAGCCATCTACATGCTGGGTTTGTCCCTAGCAACGATTCAGGATTTCTACTCTCATACAAACTGGATTGAAATTGGAAATAACGAATTCAGCCCCAATATAG GACTCCCGGGAATGGAGTTCGGAAATGTGGCAACTCCCAGCGAAGGAACCTGTCGGGACTGTCCGCTGGAAGAAGATGGATTCGAATCCTGCAAGGATAATATCCTACAGGAAGTAATTGACCAGATGAAACTCACATCGGGTTATTCTGATGGCGCCTTTGTCAACGGCGTCAGGTTGGAGAAACCGAGAGGTTTAG GCAAATGCAGTCATGGCGGTTCACGAGACAGGTCGGGAAGCGGCATCAATAAGGAACTCCCAACAGCCTGTTTTTCCCCTCATCATCACCTGCACCAGGAGGCAGCTGAAGAAGCTATCCAG gCTAGCGAATTCTACCTCAATCTCGTGAGAGGCGCTGTAGGCGACGCCCTGTTTTCGAGACTGTTATCCCTCCACCCCTCTCCGGCGATCGTCCTCGTCCTCGACACCACGGACTCGATGAAGGAGGAGCTCAGCGCCCTCACTCGTGTGGTCAGAAACCTCTTGGAACGACATTCAAAGGCGACCTATCCGCCGGCGGAATACCTCCTGGTTCCTTTTAATGACCCCT ATCTATCCCGTCCGGTGACGAGGTCGCAGCGCCCCGATGAGATCTACGAAGCTCTGACTCAACTCAGAGCAACTGGAGGAGGAGACGAAGCCGAG TACAGCATGTCTGCCCTGCGGTTAGCTTTGCACTACGCTCCGTCATACTCCCACGTGTTCTTAATCACTGACGCCTCTATCAAGGATCCTGAAGTCTTCGATAGCGTTGTGGCAATGGCAAAGGACAAGAGAATTCAG GTCACTCCGGTATTAACAATGCCCGTTAGTTATGGAGGCATCCTTGGCAGATCGGGTCTATTGAAGTATAAACTTTCCAGTCGCGATGAGGTCTACCCAGAGAAAAG GATATCAGTCGAAACGCGAGCAAAGCGACAGTTGTCCAGCTTCACGAAGTACCAAGAACTTGCCCAGATGTCTGGAGGGTTGGTCATCGAAACCCCGAGTGACCTTGTTGAAGAAACTTCCAAGATTTTCGAAGCTGAACAATATCCCATG GCTGTTCTTTGGCGCGAAGATGGTGTCACCAGTCCAAGAATCGTAAAATTCCCCGTCGATTCTCTCGTCTCAGAATTCGAGATTTCCATATCAGGAATGGTAGACTCTGCTGCTTTGCGTTCACCctcag GGATACGGTATGATCTTTCTTTGAGGGCTAAGTCAAGCGACCATCCTGAGTACACTGTAGTGGTCATCACTCCGTTCCTGATTCAG GTGCGTGTAAACGTGACCCAGAGGCAATCTGACCTGGGCGAATGGACTCTTAGGATAGACCCATCCGATGTCGTCTCCCTAGCCGTCTTTGCTCGAACCAGCATGAACATTGTTCCAGTGTTCTACAGACCGGATTATGGATCAACTCAACCCTCTTTGCAACGTATTCTAGGGCAACCTGGTAAAG ATGTGAATACCTTCCTGGACGTCGTAGTGACAGGTGTGGACACAGCTGGTTTGCGCAGTGTCACAAGCGCACACCTGAGAAGCCTGGATGGTCAAGAACTCATTAAGTTGGATTTTCCAACCACCTCTCCCAGGAGAAACACCTACCTGGATTTCCCAACAGACAAGCTCAGAGCAGGGATGTTCACCATAGTCGTCTTGGGAACAGACAGCGCAG GTTATAACTTCCGACGGGAAAGTGGCACAGTGTGGAAGGTGGCAGAATCTTTCATGGAATTTCCTTTGGGACGAGAAGTTTGGGGATACCCGGGCCAGAATTTAACCGTTCCAGTCATCGTCCAGAACACCAATCGGAACTCTTCCAATACTTTCTTCTTGGCGGTAAATGACGCCAAAGGGACACCAATCGCTCTGAGTCAACCAAG AGTCACACTTGGGCGGAACGAAAGTGTAAGACTTAACCTTTACATGACCATTCCTCGAGAAAGTCTGTCTTCAACAACGAGCACCATTGTTGTTACTGCAACATCTATAAAGGGCGACACATCGTACGCCGTAGCTCACCTTTCTGTCTCGCCagtg TACCAGGACCAAGTGCCGCCTACCATAACCGAGTCTGGGAGAACGTCCTGCGTCGGCTACCTATCTCCTGAGGACTGTAACCATCAATGGAGTGTTAAATTTCGTCTGGAGGATTCTTATCCAG GTTTGCTGAAAGTCACCACAACCCCTGATTATAGGAGCATCCCCATTTTCAGCAGTGGCGTTCAGACGCTGGAAGTCTATTATTCAGCCTCTTGCTGTCAGCCAAGGGTTACCATTTACGCATACGATCTGGCTTTTAATGTCAACTCTTTGACCGTAGATAATAGTGATTCGG CAAACCTTAGCGCAGGGGCCGTGTCAGGAATCGTCATTGGTTCGATAGCTGCAATAATACTACTTCTTGCGCTGGTTATTTTCATCGTCAAACGCCAACGAGGTGGAAAGACGGAATACGTCATCCCCAGGAAGACAAGGCGCAGGCATTCCTCTGAATAG